The Nocardioides houyundeii genome includes the window CTGAAGCGCAAGGGCGAGAAGATCCTCATCGACACTGCGCTGAAGGGCCTCAAGAAGCGCGTCGAGTCGCTCTGACTTTGCGGGTACTGCTCTTCACCGGCAAGGGCGGGGTGGGGAAGTCGACGATGGCGGCGGGCACGGCCGCGCTGGCCGCCCGGGACGGCCGACGCACGCTCGTGCTGTCCACCGATGCGGCCCACTCCCTGGGGGATGCCTACGGCGTCGAGGTCGGCGCCTCCCCGTGCCAGGTGGCGCCCGGACTCTTCGTGCAGCAGGTTGACGCGCAACAGCGCTTCCAGGAGTCCTGGGGCGAGCTGCAGCGCTATCTGCTGACCCTGCTCGACGCCGTGGGCGTGGACCCGGTGGCGGCCGAGGAGCTGACGGTCCTGCCGGGGGCTGAGGAGGTCCTGGCGCTGCTCGAGCTGCGCCGTCAGGCGCGCTCGGGGGACTGGGACCTGATCGTGGTCGACTGTGCGCCCACCGCGGAGACGCTGCGGCTGCTCGCCCTCCCGGAGGCGCTGAGCTGGTACATGCGGCGTGTCCTGCCGGTGGAACGACGGGTGGTCAAGACCCTGCGGCCGGTGCTCTCACGCGCTGCGGGGGTGCCGATGCCCCAGGACTCGGTCTTCGACGCGCTCGAGCGGTTGCACTCCGAGCTCGGCGAGGTGCGGGCCTTGTTGTCCGGGCCGGGCGCGAGCGTGCGCCTGGTCCTCACCCCGGAGCGGGTGGTGCTCGCCGAGGCGCGGCGTTCCTGGACCACCCTGTCGCTCTACGGCTACACCGTGGACGGGGTGGTGGCCAACAGGGTCTTCCCCAGCGACGGCTCGGACCCGTGGCGCTCCGGATGGGTTCAGGCACAGGGGGCTGTGCTGGCGGAGGTCTCCGAGTCGTTCTCCGGCCTCCCGCTGTGGCGGTCGGTCTACCGGACCGAGGAGCCCATCGGGGTCGAGGCGCTGGCCGCGCTGGCCGGCCAGGTGTACGCCGGCAGCGACCCCTTGGCCCTTCCCGTCCGGCAGCCCTTCACGGTGACCGAGTCCGGTCGGGGACGCGTCCTGTCGCTGCTCCTGCCGCTCACCACTCGGGCCGAGGTGGAGCTGGTGCGCCATGCTGACGACCTGGTGGTGACCGTCGGGTCGTACCGTCGCGTGATCACCCTGCCCGCGGCGCTGGCCCGGCTGCGGGTGGCCGGGGCACGGGTGGAGAACGAGCAGCTGCAGGTGAGATTCGTGGAGGAGGCGTCATGACGGCGTACGAGGACGACGTGGTGGGACCCCCGGTCGGGTCGGTGGGCGAGGAGGCCGCCAAGCTGCTGGGCGCGCTGTCGGACTGGGCCGGGGAGCGGGGGCCGGGCCTCGGTCAGCACGTCGAGGACCTGATCGGCCAGATGGCGACCTCCTTCCAGAGCGCCGAAGCCAGTACCGAAGCCAGCGCCGACGCGGGCCCCGACGCGGATCCGGGCGAGCAGCCCGGGGAGCCACGCGGCCACTCCGAGTGCACGGCGTGCCCGGTGTGCCGCGTCATGCACTCCGTGCGTGGACTGCCACCCGAGGTCCGGGGGCACCTGGGCGCGGCGGCGGTGTCGCTGGGGCGGGCAGTGTCTGCGGCCCTCGCGCCTGCCCAGGGCCGGACGGAGTCGGAAGCCGTCGAGCACATCGCACTCGACGACAACGAGGGCTGGGACCGGGAGTGATCCTGACGGTGGGGGTCGACGTGGGCGCCTCGAAGATCGCCGCCGCGGTGGTGGACCCCTGCGGCACGGTGCTCGAGCGCCGGCAGGTGCCCACCCCGGCTCATGACGTCCACGCACTGCTGGACGTCCTCGTCGCCGTGGTGCGGGACGTCTCGGGCGAGCACGAGCCGCCGGCGGTCGGGCTCGGTGTGGCGGCCTTCGTCGACGTGACGCGGTCCAAGGTGCTGTCCGCGCCCAACCTGCCCTGGCGCGACCTGCCGTTGCGTCGGGTGCTGGAGGACAGGCTCGGTCTGCCGGTCGTGGTCGAGAACGACGGCAACTGCGCGGTGTGGGGTGAGTTCCGGTTCGGCGCCGGAGCCGGGGTCCAGGACGTGCTGCTGGTGACCGTCGGCACGGGAGTCGGGGGCGGCATCATCGCCTCGGGGCGTCTGCAACGGGGAGCCCACGGGGTCGCCGCTGAGATCGGTCACCTCAGGCTGGTGCCGGACGGTAGGGCCTGTGGGTGCGGTGCCCGTGGTTGTCTGGAGGCCTACGGGTCCGGCACGGCGCTGGCGCGTGGAGCTCGCGAGGCCGCGCAGACGGATCCCTCCTCAGGACCGCTGCTGGCCCTGGCCGGGTCGCCGGACCTGATCACCGCAGAGCTGGTGTCCCGGCTGGCAGCACAGGGCGATCCCTTCTCGATCGCGCGGCTGACGTCGCTGGGCCAGCGGCTGGGGGAGGGGCTTGCGTCCCTCGCCGCGATCCTGGATCCCGAGGTGGTGCTGGTCGGCGGAGGGGTGAGCGCAGCCGGAGAGCTGCTGCTCGCCCCGCTGCGGGCGGCGTTCGTCGCCCACCACCCCGGCCGGGACGCCCGGCCGCTCAGCGAGGTGCGCCTGGCACACCTGGGGACCTGGGCCGGGGTCGTGGGCGCTGCAGACCTCGCTCGGGAGGCGTCGTGAGCGCTCCCGTGTGGATCGGGGTCGACGTGGGCGGAACCAAGATCCTGGCCGGAGTGGTCTCCGAGGACGGCGCCGTGCTGCGCTCGGCAGGACGCCCGACACCGGGCCGGCTGGCCGAGGTCCGTCATCTCGAGGACGCACTCACCGAGGCCGTCCTGGAGGCGGCGCACGGTGCGCCCCTGGCGGCCGTGGGGCTGGCGGCGGCCGGATTCGTCGACTCCTCCGGCGACCGGGTGATGTTCGCGCCACACCTGCCTTGGCGCGACGAGCAGGTCCGGACCCGGCTGTCCGAGCGTTGGTCGACTCCGGTGTTCCTGGACAACGACGCCAACTGTGCTGCGGTGGGGGAGCGGGAGCACGGGGCGGCGCGCGGTGCCTCGTCGGTCCTGATGGTCACGCTCGGCACCGGCATCGGCGGCGCTCTGCTCGTGGGGGACACCCTGGTGCGCGGGGCCGGTGGCATGGCCGGCGAGTTCGGACACATGCGGGTGGTGCCGGGAGGCCTGCCGTGCGAGTGCGGAGGGCGTGGCTGCTGGGAGCAGTACTGCTCCGGGAACGCGCTGCTGCGGGCCGCGCGTGCCTCGCTCACCGAGGGCCCCACGCTGCTCACCGAGCTGTGCGCCGGAGACCCGGCCCGCCTGACGGGTCCGATGGTCGGGGTGGCCGCCGGCGCCGGCGACCGTTCCGCGATCGCTGCCTTCACGACCGTGGGTGAGTGGCTCGGTGCGGGACTGGCGAACCTGACGGCCGCGTTCGATCCGGCTCGGGTGGTCGTGGGTGGTGGACTCGCGGCGGCGGGGGCGCACTTCCTGGGTCGTGCGCGAGATGCCCTGGCGTCTT containing:
- a CDS encoding ArsA family ATPase, which encodes MRVLLFTGKGGVGKSTMAAGTAALAARDGRRTLVLSTDAAHSLGDAYGVEVGASPCQVAPGLFVQQVDAQQRFQESWGELQRYLLTLLDAVGVDPVAAEELTVLPGAEEVLALLELRRQARSGDWDLIVVDCAPTAETLRLLALPEALSWYMRRVLPVERRVVKTLRPVLSRAAGVPMPQDSVFDALERLHSELGEVRALLSGPGASVRLVLTPERVVLAEARRSWTTLSLYGYTVDGVVANRVFPSDGSDPWRSGWVQAQGAVLAEVSESFSGLPLWRSVYRTEEPIGVEALAALAGQVYAGSDPLALPVRQPFTVTESGRGRVLSLLLPLTTRAEVELVRHADDLVVTVGSYRRVITLPAALARLRVAGARVENEQLQVRFVEEAS
- a CDS encoding ROK family glucokinase translates to MILTVGVDVGASKIAAAVVDPCGTVLERRQVPTPAHDVHALLDVLVAVVRDVSGEHEPPAVGLGVAAFVDVTRSKVLSAPNLPWRDLPLRRVLEDRLGLPVVVENDGNCAVWGEFRFGAGAGVQDVLLVTVGTGVGGGIIASGRLQRGAHGVAAEIGHLRLVPDGRACGCGARGCLEAYGSGTALARGAREAAQTDPSSGPLLALAGSPDLITAELVSRLAAQGDPFSIARLTSLGQRLGEGLASLAAILDPEVVLVGGGVSAAGELLLAPLRAAFVAHHPGRDARPLSEVRLAHLGTWAGVVGAADLAREAS
- a CDS encoding ROK family protein, which translates into the protein MSAPVWIGVDVGGTKILAGVVSEDGAVLRSAGRPTPGRLAEVRHLEDALTEAVLEAAHGAPLAAVGLAAAGFVDSSGDRVMFAPHLPWRDEQVRTRLSERWSTPVFLDNDANCAAVGEREHGAARGASSVLMVTLGTGIGGALLVGDTLVRGAGGMAGEFGHMRVVPGGLPCECGGRGCWEQYCSGNALLRAARASLTEGPTLLTELCAGDPARLTGPMVGVAAGAGDRSAIAAFTTVGEWLGAGLANLTAAFDPARVVVGGGLAAAGAHFLGRARDALASSLVGAGHRALPPIVVASLGAEAGLVGATVQARRQVEGTPAC